From a region of the Alnus glutinosa chromosome 1, dhAlnGlut1.1, whole genome shotgun sequence genome:
- the LOC133864185 gene encoding auxin-responsive protein SAUR71-like, with protein MDVIAEEKGKKGLIIKTWERCKSIGRGRKRSSGPVRALTLKSKSWPSLMEEDEKRARKRRVAPEGCFSVYVGPQKQKFVIKTEYANHPLFQMLLEEAESEYGYGNQGPLALPCNVDIFYKVLLEMEDGHQIHQGCGLKRYGSYHLLSPPQMVARNTQF; from the coding sequence ATGGATGTGATCGCTgaggaaaaagggaagaaggGGCTGATCATCAAGACATGGGAGCGATGCAAATCCATCGGACGAGGCCGTAAGAGGTCCTCGGGACCCGTGCGTGCCCTGACTCTGAAGAGCAAGTCGTGGCCGTCGCTCatggaagaagatgaaaagcGTGCAAGAAAACGCCGGGTAGCTCCGGAAGGCTGCTTCTCTGTCTATGTTGGACCTCAAAAGCAAAAGTTTGTGATCAAAACAGAATATGCAAACCATCCTCTATTCCAGATGCTGCTTGAAGAGGCCGAGTCGGAGTATGGTTACGGTAACCAAGGCCCGCTTGCTCTTCCATGCAACGTTGATATCTTTTACAAGGTGTTGTTGGAAATGGAGGATGGCCATCAAATTCATCAAGGATGCGGCTTGAAGCGCTATGGTTCGTATCACCTTCTTAGCCCGCCTCAAATGGTCGCCAGAAATACTCAGTTTTAA
- the LOC133864191 gene encoding uncharacterized protein LOC133864191 isoform X3 — MMADTSIILHNAVIVTMDPESRVFRNGGIFIRDDTIEAIGHSPDILRDFSDLAHQIIDLHARILLPGLINTHVHTSQQLARGIADDVDLMTWLHGRIWPYESNMTEDDSYISTLLCGIELIHSGVTCFAEAGGQHVSGMARAVELLGLRACLAQSTMDAGEGLPASWATRTTDDCIQSQKELYKKHHNTADGRIRVWFGIRQIMNSTDCLLHETRDAARELKTGIHMHVAEIPYENQLVMDTRKVDHGTVTYLEKIEFLQNNLLAAHTVWVNSTEIGFLARAGVNVSHCPASAMRMLGFAPIREMLDAGICVSLGTDGAPSNNRMSIVDEMYVASLINKGREVYAKGTTDPTALPAETVLKMVTLNGAKSVLWDNEIGSLEVGKKADMVVVNPSSWCMVPVHDCISSLVYCMRSENVVSVMCNGQWIMKDKKILRVNEEDVILVAREAASELLKRAGIIIPNRMNIL, encoded by the exons ATGATGGCCGACACCTCGATCATACTCCACAACGCCGTGATCGTGACCATGGATCCCGAAAGCCGGGTGTTCCGCAATGGTGGGATCTTCATCCGAGACGACACAATCGAAGCCATCGGTCACTCCCCCGATATTCTTCGCGATTTCTCTGATCTCGCCCACCAGATCATTGATCTCCACGCCCGAATCCTACTCCCAG GATTGATCAACACGCACGTGCACACCTCTCAGCAACTAGCGAGAGGGATAGCGGATGACGTCGATTTGATGACATGGTTGCACGGTCGCATTTGGCCGTACGAATCCAACATGACCGAGGACGATTCCTATATCTCCACTCTGCTGTGCGGTATCGAACTCATCCACTCTGGT GTAACATGCTTTGCTGAAGCTGGGGGCCAGCACGTGTCTGGAATGGCGAGGGCAGTGGAGTTATTGGGCTTGCGCGCGTGTTTGGCCCAATCAACCATGGATGCTGGCGAGGGTTTGCCGGCATCATGGGCTACTAGAACGACAGATGACTGTATTCAG TCTCAAAAGGAGCTCTATAAGAAGCACCATAATACGGCAGATGGGCGCATCAGAGTATGGTTTGGAATTAGACAAATCATGAATTCAACTGATTGTTTACTACATGAAACTAGAGATGCTGCAAGAGAACTGAAAACTGGAATCCACATG CATGTTGCAGAGATCCCCTATGAGAATCAACTTGTGATGGATACTCGCAAGGTTGATCATGGAACAGTTACATACTTAGAGAAGATAGAGTTCCTCCAAAACAATCTGCTCGCAGCTCATACAGTTTGGGTCAACAGTACTGAG ATTGGTTTTCTTGCAAGGGCTGGAGTCAATGTATCTCACTGTCCTGCTTCTGCAATGCGAATGCTTGGATTTGCACCTATTAGGGAGATGCTTGATGCTGGCATTTGCGTCTCCCTGGGAACAGATGGGGCACCATCAAATAATAGAATGAGCATTG TTGATGAGATGTACGTCGCTTCTCTTATTAACAAAGGACGGGAAGTTTATGCAAAAGGAACCACTGATCCTACTGCTCTTCCCGCTGAAACGGTTCTCAAAATGGTGACACTAAATGGTGCAAAATCAGTACTCTGGGATAATGAAATAGGTTCTCTTGAGGTTGGGAAAAAG GCTGACATGGTTGTCGTCAATCCTTCCTCTTGGTGTATGGTTCCTGTTCATGATTG CATTTCCAGCCTTGTGTACTGCATGCGAAGTGAAAATGTGGTCTCTGTAATGTGCAACGGCCAGTGGATTATGAAGGATAAGAAGATTTTGCGGGTAAATGAG GAAGATGTTATTCTGGTGGCACGGGAAGCTGCTAGCGAGCTTTTGAAGAGGGCAGGAATAATAATTCCAAACAGAATGAATATCCTGTAA
- the LOC133864191 gene encoding uncharacterized protein LOC133864191 isoform X1, with the protein MMADTSIILHNAVIVTMDPESRVFRNGGIFIRDDTIEAIGHSPDILRDFSDLAHQIIDLHARILLPGLINTHVHTSQQLARGIADDVDLMTWLHGRIWPYESNMTEDDSYISTLLCGIELIHSGVTCFAEAGGQHVSGMARAVELLGLRACLAQSTMDAGEGLPASWATRTTDDCIQSQKELYKKHHNTADGRIRVWFGIRQIMNSTDCLLHETRDAARELKTGIHMHVAEIPYENQLVMDTRKVDHGTVTYLEKIEFLQNNLLAAHTVWVNSTEIGFLARAGVNVSHCPASAMRMLGFAPIREMLDAGICVSLGTDGAPSNNRMSIVDEMYVASLINKGREVYAKGTTDPTALPAETVLKMVTLNGAKSVLWDNEIGSLEVGKKADMVVVNPSSWCMVPVHDCISSLVYCMRSENVVSVMCNGQWIMKDKKILRVNEEDVILVAREAASELLKRAGIIIPNRMNILTSNLA; encoded by the exons ATGATGGCCGACACCTCGATCATACTCCACAACGCCGTGATCGTGACCATGGATCCCGAAAGCCGGGTGTTCCGCAATGGTGGGATCTTCATCCGAGACGACACAATCGAAGCCATCGGTCACTCCCCCGATATTCTTCGCGATTTCTCTGATCTCGCCCACCAGATCATTGATCTCCACGCCCGAATCCTACTCCCAG GATTGATCAACACGCACGTGCACACCTCTCAGCAACTAGCGAGAGGGATAGCGGATGACGTCGATTTGATGACATGGTTGCACGGTCGCATTTGGCCGTACGAATCCAACATGACCGAGGACGATTCCTATATCTCCACTCTGCTGTGCGGTATCGAACTCATCCACTCTGGT GTAACATGCTTTGCTGAAGCTGGGGGCCAGCACGTGTCTGGAATGGCGAGGGCAGTGGAGTTATTGGGCTTGCGCGCGTGTTTGGCCCAATCAACCATGGATGCTGGCGAGGGTTTGCCGGCATCATGGGCTACTAGAACGACAGATGACTGTATTCAG TCTCAAAAGGAGCTCTATAAGAAGCACCATAATACGGCAGATGGGCGCATCAGAGTATGGTTTGGAATTAGACAAATCATGAATTCAACTGATTGTTTACTACATGAAACTAGAGATGCTGCAAGAGAACTGAAAACTGGAATCCACATG CATGTTGCAGAGATCCCCTATGAGAATCAACTTGTGATGGATACTCGCAAGGTTGATCATGGAACAGTTACATACTTAGAGAAGATAGAGTTCCTCCAAAACAATCTGCTCGCAGCTCATACAGTTTGGGTCAACAGTACTGAG ATTGGTTTTCTTGCAAGGGCTGGAGTCAATGTATCTCACTGTCCTGCTTCTGCAATGCGAATGCTTGGATTTGCACCTATTAGGGAGATGCTTGATGCTGGCATTTGCGTCTCCCTGGGAACAGATGGGGCACCATCAAATAATAGAATGAGCATTG TTGATGAGATGTACGTCGCTTCTCTTATTAACAAAGGACGGGAAGTTTATGCAAAAGGAACCACTGATCCTACTGCTCTTCCCGCTGAAACGGTTCTCAAAATGGTGACACTAAATGGTGCAAAATCAGTACTCTGGGATAATGAAATAGGTTCTCTTGAGGTTGGGAAAAAG GCTGACATGGTTGTCGTCAATCCTTCCTCTTGGTGTATGGTTCCTGTTCATGATTG CATTTCCAGCCTTGTGTACTGCATGCGAAGTGAAAATGTGGTCTCTGTAATGTGCAACGGCCAGTGGATTATGAAGGATAAGAAGATTTTGCGGGTAAATGAG GAAGATGTTATTCTGGTGGCACGGGAAGCTGCTAGCGAGCTTTTGAAGAGGGCAGGAATAATAATTCCAAACAGAATGAATATCCT CACAAGCAATCTAGCTTGA
- the LOC133864191 gene encoding uncharacterized protein LOC133864191 isoform X2, whose product MMADTSIILHNAVIVTMDPESRVFRNGGIFIRDDTIEAIGHSPDILRDFSDLAHQIIDLHARILLPGLINTHVHTSQQLARGIADDVDLMTWLHGRIWPYESNMTEDDSYISTLLCGIELIHSGVTCFAEAGGQHVSGMARAVELLGLRACLAQSTMDAGEGLPASWATRTTDDCIQSQKELYKKHHNTADGRIRVWFGIRQIMNSTDCLLHETRDAARELKTGIHMHVAEIPYENQLVMDTRKVDHGTVTYLEKIEFLQNNLLAAHTVWVNSTEIGFLARAGVNVSHCPASAMRMLGFAPIREMLDAGICVSLGTDGAPSNNRMSIVDEMYVASLINKGREVYAKGTTDPTALPAETVLKMVTLNGAKSVLWDNEIGSLEVGKKADMVVVNPSSWCMVPVHDCISSLVYCMRSENVVSVMCNGQWIMKDKKILREDVILVAREAASELLKRAGIIIPNRMNILTSNLA is encoded by the exons ATGATGGCCGACACCTCGATCATACTCCACAACGCCGTGATCGTGACCATGGATCCCGAAAGCCGGGTGTTCCGCAATGGTGGGATCTTCATCCGAGACGACACAATCGAAGCCATCGGTCACTCCCCCGATATTCTTCGCGATTTCTCTGATCTCGCCCACCAGATCATTGATCTCCACGCCCGAATCCTACTCCCAG GATTGATCAACACGCACGTGCACACCTCTCAGCAACTAGCGAGAGGGATAGCGGATGACGTCGATTTGATGACATGGTTGCACGGTCGCATTTGGCCGTACGAATCCAACATGACCGAGGACGATTCCTATATCTCCACTCTGCTGTGCGGTATCGAACTCATCCACTCTGGT GTAACATGCTTTGCTGAAGCTGGGGGCCAGCACGTGTCTGGAATGGCGAGGGCAGTGGAGTTATTGGGCTTGCGCGCGTGTTTGGCCCAATCAACCATGGATGCTGGCGAGGGTTTGCCGGCATCATGGGCTACTAGAACGACAGATGACTGTATTCAG TCTCAAAAGGAGCTCTATAAGAAGCACCATAATACGGCAGATGGGCGCATCAGAGTATGGTTTGGAATTAGACAAATCATGAATTCAACTGATTGTTTACTACATGAAACTAGAGATGCTGCAAGAGAACTGAAAACTGGAATCCACATG CATGTTGCAGAGATCCCCTATGAGAATCAACTTGTGATGGATACTCGCAAGGTTGATCATGGAACAGTTACATACTTAGAGAAGATAGAGTTCCTCCAAAACAATCTGCTCGCAGCTCATACAGTTTGGGTCAACAGTACTGAG ATTGGTTTTCTTGCAAGGGCTGGAGTCAATGTATCTCACTGTCCTGCTTCTGCAATGCGAATGCTTGGATTTGCACCTATTAGGGAGATGCTTGATGCTGGCATTTGCGTCTCCCTGGGAACAGATGGGGCACCATCAAATAATAGAATGAGCATTG TTGATGAGATGTACGTCGCTTCTCTTATTAACAAAGGACGGGAAGTTTATGCAAAAGGAACCACTGATCCTACTGCTCTTCCCGCTGAAACGGTTCTCAAAATGGTGACACTAAATGGTGCAAAATCAGTACTCTGGGATAATGAAATAGGTTCTCTTGAGGTTGGGAAAAAG GCTGACATGGTTGTCGTCAATCCTTCCTCTTGGTGTATGGTTCCTGTTCATGATTG CATTTCCAGCCTTGTGTACTGCATGCGAAGTGAAAATGTGGTCTCTGTAATGTGCAACGGCCAGTGGATTATGAAGGATAAGAAGATTTTGCGG GAAGATGTTATTCTGGTGGCACGGGAAGCTGCTAGCGAGCTTTTGAAGAGGGCAGGAATAATAATTCCAAACAGAATGAATATCCT CACAAGCAATCTAGCTTGA
- the LOC133858364 gene encoding uncharacterized protein LOC133858364, protein MDSHWYFPSRYAQKTETVPSRKVVSIPVKFVGSGGRSRSDSALKIQKAFRGFLVRRSVRKIAAMRREVEEMERKVSEESTVESIRSDQKERLRVNEALMSLLFRLDSVRGVDSAVRDCRKAVIRRAIALQELVDAIVAGDGERILGSSSEEIAGAVNQTLEAPKADNGQASETEISAADLVDNCCDLRENCETLEELKTQVVDSIPNSVDSMPNPSEASDADCENSDKVDLGGVDEVGIETKANRSEEIAESVGKSQSESESGSSADPESLVEGVEENSTKQEEGMEIVGPERKEEVGGVREDCGGAGGREESKGGRELMERMMEDNERMMGLMTELFERNEMQTRLLSSLSQRVVQLERAFMCEKLRRKKKKSHADGAVDVLEKFPDTRKSGKI, encoded by the coding sequence ATGGATAGCCATTGGTATTTCCCATCGCGCTACGCGCAGAAAACGGAAACGGTGCCGTCTCGGAAGGTGGTGTCGATCCCGGTCAAATTCGTCGGATCGGGCGGTCGGAGCAGGTCGGACTCGGCGTTGAAGATCCAGAAGGCGTTCCGGGGGTTCCTGGTGAGGAGGAGCGTCAGGAAGATCGCGGCGATGAGGCGCGAGGTCGAGGAGATGGAGAGGAAGGTTTCGGAGGAGTCGACGGTGGAGTCGATTCGGAGCGATCAGAAGGAGAGGCTGAGGGTGAATGAGGCGCTGATGAGCTTGCTCTTCCGGTTGGACTCGGTGAGAGGTGTGGACTCGGCGGTTAGGGATTGCCGTAAGGCCGTGATCAGAAGGGCGATCGCGTTGCAGGAGCTGGTGGACGCGATCGTCGCTGGCGACGGGGAACGAATCCTAGGTTCGTCCAGTGAAGAAATTGCCGGAGCTGTTAATCAAACCCTAGAAGCTCCCAAAGCGGATAATGGTCAAGCCTCTGAGACTGAAATTTCTGCTGCTGATTTAGTCGATAATTGCTGCGATTTACGTGAGAATTGTGAAACTTTGGAGGAGTTGAAGACTCAAGTTGTTGATTCCATACCTAATTCTGTTGATTCTATGCCTAATCCGAGTGAGGCTAGTGATGCAGATTGTGAGAATTCGGATAAGGTGGATTTGGGTGGAGTTGATGAAGTAGGTATCGAAACGAAGGCGAATCGAAGCGAAGAAATTGCTGAGAGCGTGGGGAAGAGTCAGAGTGAGAGCGAATCTGGGTCCTCTGCGGATCCTGAGAGTTTGGTTGAAGGAGTTGAAGAAAATTCAACAAAGCAAGAGGAGGGAATGGAGATTGTTGGACctgagagaaaagaagaagtggGTGGTGTCAGAGAAGATTGTGGTGGAGCTGGGGGAAGAGAGGAGAGCAAGGGGGGCAGGGAGCTTATGGAGAGGATGATGGAGGATAATGAGAGAATGATGGGTTTGATGACTGAGCTCTTTGAGAGGAATGAAATGCAGACTAGATTGCTGAGCTCGCTGTCGCAGCGGGTGGTGCAGCTGGAGAGGGCCTTCATGTGTGAGAAgttgagaaggaagaagaagaagagccacGCTGATGGGGCTGTAGATGTCCTGGAAAAATTTCCCGACACGAGGAAGTCCGGTAAGATATAG